The following proteins come from a genomic window of Hydrogenobacter sp.:
- a CDS encoding KamA family radical SAM protein, giving the protein MRRFFENVPIKLWRDYSWQIKNRIKTKEEIERYIKLLPEEVEGIERTKGIYPLAITPHYFSLIDPEDPNDPVRLQCIPRAVEVDEKLQSLGEPDPFREEGSLPGLTHRYEDRVLLNVTTFCAVYCRHCMRKRIFVQGERSRTKEELKAMIDYIRKHEEIRDVLISGGEPLSLSYEKLNYILSELRKIKHVEIVRFGTRLLVLAPQRFFDNTLLDILEKYSPIWINTHFNHPKEITPESQEAVEKLLRRGIPVNNQTVLLKGVNDDPHTMLELFRKLLRIKVKPQYLFHCDPVKGAIHFRTSIDKGIEIMEYLRGRISGMGIPTYAVDLPGGKGKVPLIPNYVLERDGDRFIFRSPFGERVEYEIKDI; this is encoded by the coding sequence ATGAGGAGATTTTTTGAAAATGTACCAATAAAACTGTGGAGAGACTATAGCTGGCAGATAAAAAACCGGATAAAGACTAAGGAAGAGATAGAAAGATATATAAAGCTTCTTCCGGAAGAAGTAGAGGGTATAGAAAGGACAAAGGGTATATATCCATTAGCCATAACCCCACATTACTTTTCACTAATAGATCCTGAAGATCCAAACGATCCGGTAAGGCTTCAATGCATACCGCGTGCTGTAGAGGTAGATGAAAAGCTTCAAAGCCTGGGGGAGCCTGATCCTTTTAGGGAGGAAGGCTCATTACCCGGACTGACTCACAGGTACGAAGATCGCGTTCTTTTGAATGTTACCACTTTTTGTGCTGTTTACTGCAGACACTGTATGAGAAAGAGGATATTCGTACAAGGTGAACGCTCAAGGACAAAAGAGGAGCTAAAAGCTATGATAGACTACATAAGAAAGCACGAGGAAATAAGGGACGTGCTTATCTCAGGTGGTGAGCCACTATCTTTGAGTTACGAAAAGCTCAACTATATACTTTCCGAGCTCAGGAAGATAAAGCATGTGGAAATTGTACGTTTTGGAACGAGGCTTTTAGTCCTTGCTCCTCAGCGATTCTTTGACAACACGCTACTTGATATTTTGGAGAAATACTCACCTATATGGATAAATACACACTTTAATCACCCTAAGGAAATAACACCAGAGTCCCAGGAGGCTGTTGAAAAGTTACTCAGAAGAGGTATACCCGTAAACAATCAAACGGTTCTTTTAAAAGGTGTGAACGACGATCCGCATACAATGCTTGAACTTTTCAGAAAGCTTCTCAGGATAAAGGTAAAACCCCAGTACCTTTTTCACTGCGATCCTGTAAAAGGTGCTATCCATTTCAGAACAAGTATAGACAAAGGGATTGAGATCATGGAGTACCTCAGAGGGAGGATATCCGGGATGGGTATACCCACCTATGCTGTTGATCTACCGGGAGGTAAAGGTAAAGTCCCCCTGATCCCCAACTACGTACTTGAGAGAGACGGTGATAGATTCATCTTCAGAAGTCCTTTTGGAGAAAGGGTGGAGTATGAAATCAAGGATATTTGA
- a CDS encoding YhjD/YihY/BrkB family envelope integrity protein has translation MKSRIFDGVKCIFYALYASINEGYAYHASSLTYSFTMILGSLLMFSSFFASFLPFFDFNKLISYAVLLFPEQTEKVILEILKVYQHRASGSAVSLLLAYFFSVGFSKSLHRAFLYILSEAYSEKEWVFWIKTPALIIIYTLTLSLLFLIGSFFKTHVGSYTTHFFYIINFFSLWILALFIYALFLPKKYAFRDICAGATFTSLSLILLNKIFSLFVVKFVTLNPLYGFMGSVLLFFIWINLSFTALLAGSKYIQLMEEKKQKDSI, from the coding sequence ATGAAATCAAGGATATTTGACGGTGTAAAGTGTATTTTTTATGCACTTTACGCATCTATAAACGAAGGCTACGCTTATCATGCATCTTCATTAACTTACAGCTTTACTATGATATTGGGATCCCTCCTGATGTTTTCAAGTTTTTTCGCTTCTTTTTTACCTTTCTTTGATTTTAATAAGCTCATAAGTTACGCGGTTTTACTCTTTCCTGAACAGACCGAAAAGGTTATCCTTGAGATACTGAAAGTTTACCAACACAGAGCTTCGGGTTCAGCTGTATCCTTACTACTTGCCTACTTTTTTTCTGTAGGTTTTTCCAAAAGTCTCCACAGAGCTTTTCTTTACATACTATCAGAGGCATACTCAGAAAAAGAATGGGTCTTTTGGATAAAGACACCTGCACTCATAATCATTTATACGCTAACCCTCTCCCTCCTATTCCTCATAGGTTCCTTTTTTAAAACCCACGTTGGCAGTTACACAACCCACTTTTTTTATATCATAAATTTCTTTTCCCTCTGGATTCTTGCTCTTTTCATATACGCTTTATTCCTGCCCAAGAAATACGCTTTTAGGGATATATGTGCTGGTGCAACCTTTACATCACTCAGCTTGATCTTACTCAATAAAATCTTTTCCCTCTTTGTCGTCAAGTTCGTCACGTTAAACCCTCTTTATGGTTTTATGGGTTCCGTGCTTCTGTTTTTTATATGGATAAATTTATCTTTCACCGCACTTCTTGCTGGATCTAAGTATATTCAGTTAATGGAAGAGAAAAAACAGAAAGACAGCATTTAA
- a CDS encoding phosphatidylglycerophosphatase A — protein sequence MLQEIIATGFFVGRFRYAPGSVGTLLGIPLVYLFAIKWWLVLFLGVVLYLLGVWASGYVVEVTKDRDPEDVVIDEILGYFLSFVFVEPTFKSMIVGFLTFRLLDILKPYPINLFERLPKGHGVMADDTIAGLLNAVFLFFLFH from the coding sequence ATGCTTCAGGAAATTATTGCTACTGGCTTCTTCGTAGGTAGGTTCAGGTACGCTCCCGGTAGTGTAGGTACTCTCTTAGGTATTCCCTTAGTGTATCTCTTTGCCATCAAATGGTGGCTTGTTTTATTCTTGGGTGTAGTTCTTTACTTGCTGGGGGTTTGGGCATCGGGATATGTAGTAGAAGTTACAAAAGATAGAGATCCAGAAGATGTAGTAATTGACGAGATTTTGGGATACTTCTTGTCTTTTGTGTTTGTAGAACCGACCTTCAAATCCATGATTGTAGGTTTCTTAACCTTTCGCCTACTTGACATCCTTAAGCCTTATCCTATTAATCTTTTTGAGAGATTACCAAAAGGTCACGGTGTGATGGCTGATGATACGATCGCAGGTCTATTAAATGCTGTCTTTCTGTTTTTTCTCTTCCATTAA